A portion of the Tiliqua scincoides isolate rTilSci1 chromosome 3, rTilSci1.hap2, whole genome shotgun sequence genome contains these proteins:
- the LOC136644029 gene encoding high affinity choline transporter 1-like, with the protein MAFNVTGLVVLVVFYLITLATGIWAAQKNNKEKSKKPSEIAMVGGRNMNFFVGLFTATATWVGGGYINGTAEIVYLPSRGLVWVQAPAGFALALLVGGLFFVNPMRSKHYVTMMDPIQETYGNVMASLLFIPPLMADMFWFAAILASLGATMKVILDIQSYLAIIFSAGTIIFYTLLGGLYSVAYTDVIQLVFMLSSLWICIPFVIMNSATESIAHTAAHSSFQTPWLGKLEVHYLGRWLDDLFLLILGGIPWQTYFQRILSASSTKQAKLLSYLSGVGCFVMAIPSVLIGAVAASTDWNQTRYGLPTPSERGEAALILPLVLHNLCPTYVSIGGLGAIAAAVMSSGDSALLSASSMFAHNIYRKVLKKKATEKEVLWAMRLSMVAFGTLGAIMAFYSHSVYDIWFLGGELVYVLLFPQLFCVLFVPNTNTYGSAAGFFIGFVLRLLAGEPSLKITPVIRYPGCSLVDGVYVQLFPFKAVTMLVTLLTIISISYLTAFLFKRGILPCEWDICKIKEDCVLMSLPRRENTGGCTKIEELRANVSVM; encoded by the exons ATGGCTTTTAACGTCACTGGCTTGGTAGTGCTGGTTGTGTTCTACCTTATTACTTTAGCCACCGGGATTTGGGCAGCCCAGAAAAACAACAAGGAGAAGAGCAAGAAGCCAAGTGAAATAGCCATGGTAGGAGGTAGAAACATGAACTTTTTTGTGGGACTGTTCACGGCAACTG CCACGTGGGTTGGAGGAGGATATATCAATGGAACTGCTGAAATTGTCTATCTTCCTTCCAGAGGACTAGTGTGGGTTCAGGCTCCAGCAGGATTTGCTTTGGCCCTCCTTGTTG GTGGGCTCTTCTTTGTCAACCCAATGAGATCCAAACACTATGTGACAATGATGGACCCGATCCAGGAAACATATGGCAATGTGATGGCAAGTCTCCTGTTCATTCCACCATTGATGGCGGACATGTTCTGGTTTGCAGCCATTCTTgcttccctgg GAGCAACCATGAAGGTCATTTTGGACATCCAAAGTTATTTGGCCATCATTTTCTCCGCCGGCACGATTATATTCTATACTTTGCTGGGGGGTCTTTACTCAGTTGCATACACAGATGTGATACAACTGGTCTTCATGCTGTCCAGCTTG TGGATCTGTATCCCATTTGTTATCATGAACTCCGCCACGGAAAGCATCGCTCATACCGCTGCCCACAGCTCATTCCAAACACCTTggcttggaaaactggaagtgcattatCTTGGACGGTGGCTGGATGACCTCTTCCTTCTG attCTTGGGGGCATCCCATGGCAGACATACTTCCAGCGAATACTCTCGGCTTCTTCTACAAAACAAGCCAAGCTACTTTCCTATCTCTCCGGAGTGGGGTGCTTTGTCATGGCCATTCCCTCTGTGCTCATTGGGGCTGTTGCTGCCTCCACAG ACTGGAACCAGACAAGGTATGGTCTTCCCACACCCAGTGAGAGAGGAGAGGCGGCTCTCATCCTTCCATTGGTCCTCCACAACCTCTGCCCAACCTATGTCTCCATTGGTGGCTTGGGTGCTATCGCAGCTGCTGTGATGTCTTCTGGGGATTCTGCTCTACTGTCTGCGAGCTCCATGTTTGCTCACAACATCTATAGGAAAGTTCTTAAGAAAAAG GCAACAGAAAAGGAGGTGTTGTGGGCCATGAGACTTTCCATGGTGGCCTTTGGGACACTGGGAGCCATCATGGCGTTCTACTCCCATTCTGTTTATGACATCTGGTTCCTTGGGGGAGAGCTGGTGTACGTCCTCCTGTTCCCTCAGCTGTTCTGTGTCCTATTTGTTCCTAACACAAACACGTATGGCTCGGCTGCTGGATTCTTCATTGGGTTTGTGCTGCGGTTGTTGGCAGGGGAGCCCTCACTGAAAATCACCCCGGTTATCCGTTACCCAGGATGCTCCCTTGTTGATGGGGTTTACGTTCAGCTGTTTCCATTTAAGGCTGTCACAATGCTTGTTACTTTGCTGACCATCATCTCCATTTCATATCTGACAGCCTTTCTGTTTAAGAGAGGCATCCTTCCCTGTGAATGGGATATTTGTAAGATAAAAGAAGACTGTGTGCTCATGTCCTTACCCAGGAGAGAAAACACAGGAGGATGTACAAAAATTGAAGAACTGAGAGCAAATGTGTCTGTAATGTAA